DNA sequence from the Verrucomicrobiota bacterium genome:
CGTTTAAAACAAAACGAAACGTGATTTGGAGAATCACGAGCAAGGTTATCAGTCCAAGCAAAAGTGCCACACACACGAAGACCAGCTTGTGTATCCAATTTTCAAGATGCTTCATCCATTAAACCATCGGAGTTTCGCGGATAGTTTCGCTAAGTGGCTCATTCCCATTCATCCATGATGTGATGGGAAAGTGCTTCTGAATAACCCACTTCCTTAGCGACCTTAGGAAATCGATTTCGGAATTCTTTTTTCCAAGCGGCCTTATTGACCGAGATCACGGTTACACCAGCAGCTTTGATACTCGCCTCTGCCTCTGCAATTTCCTGGCTCAATTGTTGGTTATGCCAGACGGCCACTTCTTGAGCTGCGCTCACAAGAATCGCCTGAACATCCCCTGGCAAAGCCTGGTAGAGTTTTTCCGAAATCATGATTCCGGTCTCCTCGTAGTTGTGCTCAGAAATTACCAGATGATCAACGATGGTATGATACTTGTTAAAGTAGAGCCAGTTGGACGCTTGCTCAGTGGCATCCACAATTCCCTGCTGCAACCCGGTGAACGTTTCGGCTAAAGCAATCGGTGTCGGGTTGGCTCCGGCAATTTTAAAGTTTGCGATCCAGCTTTTCTGTTCGGGCACGCGAACTTTTAGCCCTTTCAAATCTGTGAACTCCACCAGAGCTTTTCGGGAAATGAAATTACGGGCCCCGCGATCCCAATTCATTGAAATCAGTCGAATACCATTTTTCTCACGCATTGCTTCAGCCATCTCTGTGAATATCGGACCCTCGTGAACCTGTCGCGCATGCTCCTGATCGTTGAATACATAGAGGCAACCTGAAATCCAGAAATCTTGATCAAAGGCTCCAAGCCAGGTTGTGGCACCCACAAACATTTCAACCGTTCCCAATTTCAAACCCTGCAGCATGTCCATTGCGAAGCCCAATTGGGAAGCCGGGTATACTTCTATTTTTACGAGCCCATTGGTTTGTTGATTAACCAGGTCGGCATAACGCTGCGTCGCTACTACATCCAAATGACCAGGCGGATCGATCAATCCTGCCTTAATAATGATGGTATCTGACTTGGGCGAACAACTTACCAATTCGAAAGCCAGAACAGAGAAAAGGAGAAATTGAAAAACTGAATTCACAAAGGAGATTCGAAATAGATTAAGAAATATCAGTGGCCTTTCACATGAAGGTGTACCGCAGCCCCGCTTGTAAAACAATTAGGCGTACATAGAATACGGGGATCCTTTCCTGTAAATCGTTCGGCCACGCGAAGTGCTTCATCAAAATCCTTCACAGGCGTGTAACCTAATTCACGCGCATACCGGGGTGATTTCGCTCCAACCAAAATTACCCGCGAACACCATTTTTCGGGAACACTTCCCCCGCTCAACATGGACATGGCATGAAACGGATGGTAGGCGTATTCTTCCGAGTAAAGCCGACAGTATTCTTTATCCGTAGAAAGTCTTAACATGTCTTCGGAATCCAGGAAGTCAGTAACGGTGGTATACTCCTGCATCACCTCGAATGTTTTTTCATAGGATGGAAACCACTGTTCATTGAAGTCACCGTCACAGATCGCCGAAGCAATAATTACCCCACCCTCGCGGAATGCCTTCCAGCAGCGCGATAGCTGACCGGCGATAGCCAAGCTCAAAAGAATCGGGTTACTCCCCATCCCGGGACCGTAATGAAAATTCCTTGGAAGTCCCATCACCAACACATCGGCTGGTTCGGGCATATCCAGAGTAATGTTCGTCCACTGTTCTGCCAAGGGCCAGGTGGCTTTTTCAACCGCCTCAATCTCCCCCGCATGCACGGCCAGGACCTCAGCAAACTGTCCTATAACGGCATCCACCGCGAAAAACTTTTTGCCCATGGCTTTTTCCATGGCCTGGCCGATGGATTTAAACTGATGCCGCATATGAGAACTCGTCGAAGCTCCCAACCAATCCTTGCGGTGCATCGTCTTTGGACAGTGGTGGGACGCAATGGAACGCCAACCTGCCATTCCAGTAACAATCATTTTATATCCGCCGCTGAATCCACCGTAGGGATTGCCTGCACAATGTCCGATAACTATGGGTACATCAGCTTCTGCCATCAGGCGATTGCATTGGACTACGTTACCGTCTTGATCCTGGCCGAAATCACAGAGATCCTCGGCTTCGGCATCGTGATTGATCAGACGATCGGGATAAAATTTATCCACGATGTCTTTTCCCAAATAATCATTCCAGTCCTCCAGATTATTTTTACGATGCAGACCAATACAACAAAGCAGTGTGATATCTTCCAGCAAGGTGCCACCCTTTTGCAGCTCTTCAATAATCATTGGGATTGCTACTCTGCGATGGGCATTGTCGTGGCTACCACCTTTTACTCTGTCGGGAAATCCGATGACCACTTTCCTACCTTTTCCACCAAGCTCGCTTAGCGGCGGTGATCCGAGTGGATTTTCCAAAGCGATCCTTGTTGCCTCGCGCGAATCAATGGAAGGAAGCGAATGGTGCTCTTTTCCGTAACAAAACACATGGGCTGAATCAGGTAGAGAAACCTCGATCCGGGAATCTCCGTAGTCTAGTAGTACAGTTTGCATATCAGTTGATCCAAACCGTGAACCGATCCGGTTTTTTCTTCGAGCGAAAAATCAACCCTTCCCAAAACCTTCGAAATTCCATAGTTAAAGATCGAATAGAATTCAGACCTATAACCAACTATGCAAAATATTGGATTAATTGGTGCGGGAGTCATGGGCTTCACCGCCGCAGAAAAAATAATTGAAGCTGGCTACCCATTGACAGTCTTTGAGCCAAACCAAGCTTCAGCTGCAAGGGTGCAAGGGTTGGGTGCCAAATTGGTTACAAGTCCTGCAGAAGCAGCGAAACAATCAGATATTGTGATACTCTTTCTTCCAGGTCCAAGTGTAATTGAGGCGGTTGTAGCGGGAACCGACGGACTCCTTTCCACTATCCGGGAAGGTTCGGTGATCGTCGACATGAGCACGACCGATCCGGAAAGCACTCGCACATTAGCGACTCTGGCCAAGTCGAAGAATGTGGGATATCTCGACGCACCTGTATTAGGAAGGCCAGCGAGTATCGGCAAATGGGCATTACCTGTCGGAGGCGATACTGATGAGCATCTAAATAAATGCATGCCTGTCCTCAATATACTGGCAACACAGATTATGCCCATTGGAGAGTCCGGCAGCGGAAACAAAATAAAGCTGCTCAACCAACTCATGTTCGGCGCCATCAATGCCATGACTGCGGAAATGATGGCCATTGCGGATAAAGTTGGGATTTCTCCCGAGCTGCTCTACAACACCCTAACGGCTAGCCAGGCTGGAACGGTCAGTAATTTATTTAAGGAATTAGGCAAGAGCATCTCTGAGGATGATTATGCCACCCCCACCTTTTCAGTAGACTTGCTTTGTAAAGACGTGAATCTGGCGACGAAGTTAGCCAGGCAAAACGGAGCCAATCCCATTCTGGGAGAAAGCATTGAGGCCATTAACAAACTGGCCCAAGATCAAGGCTTTGGAAACAAAGATACATCGATCATGTGGAAGTGCTTTAGGCCTTTATGGGAAACAGGGGCTAACTAAATCGAAAATCAACTAAATCTTCTCGCCTAAAACAGAAGTGACATGAAACGAAGCGCAAGTACCTTCATTTTCCAACGATTCTAATTCCAAACTGGAGCCGATCACTTTCAGGAGTCGACGGGCAAGCGGTAGACCAATCCCGATTCCATCATTGCTTCGGGTCAATGAGCTATCGATTTGAGTAAACGGAATTTTGACCAGCTCAACCTGCTCAGGCGTCAACCCCGTGCCGGTATCGGAAACTTTAAAAAACAAATTGGACGGATCCTTACCGCTCGGTTGGACTGATATTTCAACAACGCCTGCCCGGGTAAACTTGATAGAATTTTCGAGGAGCAGTAACAACACTTTCTCAACCACGTTTGCAGGCAGATGATATTGATTTCGGATTGCCGGATCAATATCGATTTCGAGAGAAAGTTTCCTTTCCGCTGCACTTTTTCGAAGGTCTTCATCCAGAACGCCCTCTAACCATGCATTCAACTCTACCGCTATATTCACAGGATTAACCTCATCAGACCCAGCTTCATTGTAGGCGAGTACCCGGTTAACCAGTCGAAGCAATTGCTCACTACATTCCCGTGCTTCGGAAACGTACTCGATTTTCTCGCTTTCCGGATTGGGCTCTGAAAGTAAATCAAGGTAGCCAAAAATTCCGTTCATGGGAGTGAGCATCTCGTGACTAACATGATTTAGAAAATCTGAGTTGGTTTGCAATGCAGCCGTTAGTTGCTCTGTTCGAGAGGCAACGATTTGCTCCAAGCCTTCCATTCGAAGATCGGCAGCCTTTTTCAAATCCCATTTGTTTGTTAACGCATGGGCTAACTGAACCACCTCGATTTGATCAAATGGTTTTTTAACGACCAACCATCGGTCCCGTTCGGTGAGACTTCTCTGAATTTCTTTCCAGCTACGATCAGAGTAGGCAGTACAAATCACAATTTGGATATTGGAATCCACCCTCCAGATTTCCTCGATAGTCTTCAACCCATCCCAACCTGGAGGCATTCGCATATCGACAAAAGCAACCGCGTACGGATTACCTGCCTCACAAGCCGCTTTCACCTTATCCAAAGCTTCCTCGCCTTGAAGGGCTGAATCCAGCTCAAACGGCACTTCATCTGAATCGTCATCCACTTCCTCATTATAGCCAAACAAGGCAGCAGCATCTGCGTCCAGGTCGCGCGCCTTTGAATTGTCCCTCCATAAGACACGCTTGAAATCTTCATGGATAGAAGGATTGTCGTCTACTAACAGGATTCTTTTATTCGGGCTCAACAAATCGCTCATTGCCGTACGGGTTCAAGTGCTAATGGAATTGATAAAGTGAAAACGGACCCCTTGCCCGGTCCAGGACTTTGGACCTTCAACGATCCACCCATTTCTTGAGCACTGAGTGCACTCAGATGAAGTCCAAAACCATGTCCGTTTGCTTTGGTTGTAAAACCATGGTGGAAGATACTTGAAAGGTTTTCCTTTTTAATTCCAACCCCGGTATCTGAAACTGAGATGGCGATCATCTTATCATTTTCCTGAAATATCTTAACCGTTAATTTTCGCCGGTGAGCTTCAATGTCCAACATCGCATCTTTGGCGTTCGTAAAAAGATTTACCAATATTTGGATAATCTTATGCCGATCTCCAAGAATTTCATAAGCATAGTCATAGTGCCTAATTACAAAAATGTTATAGCCGGCAGTTATTCCATCATTCAATGACAAGGCTTCTTCGACTATCTCCGCAGGGTCCAGGTGTTCCTTAACACCGAGCACTTTTGCAAAACTTTGCTGAGTGGATACGATTTCCTTGATGTGCTCAACGTTGCCAATCAATCCAGACATTTCAGCACGAAGCTCTTCATTTTCAGTTTTCAAATGGTTGGTAACTTTAGCGAGAAAACCAGGAATAGCTTTACCGCGGGAATCATCCGTGAGGAACATCCCCAGATCCGTACCATGTGCCTGCAATAAGTCAACAATCTGGCCGAGGTGACCAAGGCGAGTAGATTCAAGTCGATCCTGAACACTTTGCACTGACAGATTTACAGTATTAAGAACATTACCTACGTTGTGCAACACGCCGGTGGCAACTTCCGCCATTCCCGCTGCGACACGGGAGGTTTTACCCAAATCATCTTGCAGTCGCTCCCTTACTTTTATCTCAGCCTGCAATTGAGAATAAGCCTCCCGAAGAACCATATCCGAATCTTCGATTTGGCTAAGCATGTCATTGAAGTTGGAAGTGAGAACACCGATTTCATCAGTACCCTCGACCGTAGCTCTCAAGGAATAATCGCGCTTGGTTGCCACTTCATAAGTTATGGTTACCAGATTCTTAATCGGTTCAATAATAACTCCACGAAAAGCACCTACCGTTAGTACTGCTATGAGGACACCAATGATAAGGACAATCATTAGGGCAAAACTCATACTCAATATACTGGATGAAAACACTCGCGAAAAGTCAGCCGTGATCAATAGCCAGGCGTCCGCCTGACCAAGTACTTTAATCGGTCGTGATACCAGCAATTTCCAGCCGTCAAAAGTTTCAATATCATTTTCAGGGACTTCAGTCCATTGCAGCGCAGTTCGATCAAGCTGTGCAAAAATGGTGCCATTACTCAAGCGAATCTCAGCCGAGGTGATATCGAGATTTGATCTAAGCGTAGACAATACTTCCTCGACACCTGCTTGATCTCCAAACGCAACAGGTGCCTCCACAAAACTCGACACCACATCGGCAACCGCGATCACATTGTCACGGAACTGTGAACGCAAATTAAACATGTGGTAAGAAAAGAGGGCACCTCCAATTACAAACGTACTTACGCCGGAACAAACAGAAACCAGCAGAATTAGTTTCCGGTTAATGGAAAGGTCGCGAAACTTTCTGAGTTTTAAATTGAAGGATCTCATTCTCTGTCCTCCACTAATTCGGACAAACTCGCGAGCTTTCCACTGATTACAAGTCCGGCTCTTTTTGCCCTGGCAGGATTAATTTCAAGTCTGAGATTCTCCTTTTTCTTCACAAAACCGATGATCCCATGGTTGCGGGCAAAGTCTTTATTCTCACCGATGACCAATACCGGACTTTCGGCCAGCTTAGCTGCAAATTCTGCGTATGAATTGGTAAAATTATCGGTGATAAAAATTACATGGTATCCTTCCGATTCCATTTCAGGTTGGAACCGAGTTATCTCAACAGGTCGTCCATCAACGCTTTTTCCGGTCAAGGTTTTCCTAATCAGCCGTATCACGGCAGGGTCAGCCATGACTCCGATCTTCCAAGAACCGGAATTCGAAATAATCTCCCCAGGCCAGGAAACAAACGTCAGAAAGTTAAAAATAAATCCTGCTTTCACCTGGTATTCTATTTGGTCGGGACTGGAAACTTGACTATACGACAGATTGCCTAAATTTCCCATCAAGAGGAAAATCCCTAACAACAATGCAAGTCTGTGAGTTCTTTGTGGCATCAAAAATTGATTAAAATTTCCAATTCGCTCTGAGGTAGTAGGAACGGGGAATTCGTTTTAGTTCTCCTCCCAAAAAAGTAGGCGGAAATTCGTAGTGTTCGGATTCGAGTAAATCACGTCCGACAATAGATAATTCAAAACCCTTGTTGGGTTTCCAGGCCAAGCGGGAATCCAAAGCCGTATAGGAGTCAATTCCAGGGCTGACGAGTTTACTGCTGTGATGCCCTATCACATCGAACAACCAGTTTTCCGTAATATCGTACATCACACGAAGTCCAAGCTGCGTTTCCGGGGAAGAGCCTTCATAGGCTCCTACGGATTCCGTATCCAAACTCCCTTCATTGTTTTCGAGCTTATATTTTAGTATACTCAAGGTTCCTTGCATTCGCAGCCTGGGTGTCGGTTGCAGATTGGTGGTTATTTCCACGCCGTAGGTTGATCCCTCAATTCCGTTACCAACCAAGGAAGTAAACCTATTGTGGGGAACAGACGTAAAATCCTGGGTAACGGCTCCTGGCTCAATGGAACGCAGGTGTTCATATTGATTATAGAACAGAGCTGTATCTATAGAAAACCCATCTCCCTTTGAAAGGCGGTGACCTACTTCCAGGGCTACCAAATCCTCTGATCTGAAATCGGAATTACCCTGAACAATTGCTTTCGTCGGAATGGGTGACAAAGGATTGGGAGGAATAATGGCTCCAGTGATAAGGGCCGTACGTTCAGCTCGAGATGGCGTTCGGGCAGCTCGCGCAATAGAAGCCCAAAGGGCTTGATTTTCATCGGGCCGGAAAAGTACCCGAAGGTTGGGTTGGAATTCGAAATTCGCGTATTTGGTGTGTTCAACTTTCGCGCTAACAGTGACATGCAATTTATCAGGTATCGCCTTAAACTCGTTTTGAAAAAATGCACTGAGTAGCCATCGCTGATCTTCTGAGGGAAGAAAAAGAAATCGTTCGGAAGCTTCCAATTTGTCATCGTAAAATCGAAAGCCTACGCCTGTAACAAATTCATTATGCTCACTCGTCACTTGTCTGAGTTGCGCATCGAGGTCCGCAATAAATTCATCGTTTCCAAAAAACGTTAAATCTTCATTGGCAAAATCGAGATATCCTTGAACGGATAATTCACCTTCTTCACCAACGGGCTTTGACCATCGCGACAACAGGTAAGCCATAAACGAAGTTCCTGAAGAAAGCATTTCAGCTCCAAAAGGAGGCACGAGACTGAAATTCTCAGAAATTGAATTCGTCTCACCATATAAAAGGTCACCCTGAATAGTAAGCCGCCCACGTTCTCCACCTTCCCAGTCATAACGAAATCCGACCAGGCTTTGTTCAATTGAATGTTCCAAATCTCCAAGAGGAGAATCTGAAGGGGACTTAGCTTGGCGAATATGCTTTGCGTAGAACCGGATATAGCGATCATTCCCTAAATCTTCTCCATGTCGGCCGACCGCTTGAAACTCTAGAAAATCTCCAAGCAACACACTGGCGAAACTTCCCACGGTATCTTTGGAGCTTTTGGTCGTAATATTGACCACCCCGTTAACGGCGTTGGCTCCCCACAACGATGCTCCAGGTCCACGAATGACTTCAATTCGATCCAGATCCTCCATGATGATTTGTTGATCTATCCACTGGACACCCGAAAAAAGAGGTGAATACACGCTCCTTCCATCTGTCATTACCAACAGCTTATTTGAGGAAACATCGTTAAAACCCCGGGAAGCCACAGCGACATTTGTTTCATCAACTCGCCCCACATGGAGTCCCGGGCTCATTCTGAGGGTCTCAGCAAGGCTCGTCATTCCTGAACGTTTCACATCTTCATTCGAAATTAAGTGGACAGCAGCCGGTGCTTCAAAGAGGCTTTCAAATTTTCGCGACACGGAGTTGATTTCAACATGCATCAATTCATCGATGCTCAACTCGGTATAATCGACGGCTATGATTGGAGTGCTACCGATGAATAGGGTTAGAATCAGTAGGAACCCAGTTGGAAATGGTCGGATCGTTGACCAACTCAGAAAACAAGGCGTTAACCAAGAACGTAGCTTACCATTTAGATATGGAAGATTCATAACTATTGGTGTAAATAAAGTGAGCCAACATGCTGATATGTGGAGAGATAGATTGGTTGATAGAAAACTAAGTAAAATAGCCTGGTTATTCATTTGAGCATTCTAGGAACTAGTACTGTTAAAAATAATGAAATCTGATCCAGGCTGATTTAAACGGTTTTTTACGAACAAACCCGCGAAATTCCTATGAATTACCTTAATACGAGGCTCAATCCCCTTACCTTCACTCTAATAATCCCCACCACCTAAAAGTTAACATTCTAAAGCAACACTATGGGTGACGATTTATTCAGCCATCACTTCAACTATTTACATAAGTAGAATCTCAGTCATACCCTAAGACAGTTATGACTGATTTCGCCTCCGAAAATAAGAAAACAAGGTTGATGTCACTCGATGCATTGCGGGGCTTTGATATGTTTTGGATCATTGGCGGATCTGGCATGGTAGTCGCGCTCGCAGAACTGTTGGGATTTCCTGACAGCTGGGTGGCGACACTGGCTCTACAAATGGAGCATGTGACATGGGACGGATTTCGCTTCTTCGATCTGATTTTTCCGCTGTTTGTATTTATTTCAGGCGTAACTGTCCCCTACTCCGTCCTGTCACAAAAGTCTAAAGGAGTACCGGTAACAAAATTACAAATCGGAATCATAAAGCGATCCTTCATCATTGTACTGATAGGACTTAGTTTTAGTTTCTTCAGATTCGAAGAAGGAACACTTCGGCTCTACACCGTCTTGTGGATGATTGGGATGAGCTATATGATTGGTGCCAGTCTGACTTTGCATGTGGAAAGCTGGAAACACCGACTCATTATTTTCTTTAGCGTGCTGGTAATCTATCATCTCGCCATGCAGTATCTGCCCTACCCGGGAAAGGGAGACGGTATCACCCCGGAAAACAATTTGGCAGCCTGGTTGGACAGAAACCTGGTTACCACGAATCTTTATCGCGAGGTTTGGGATCCGGAGGGAACCATCCGCGTGTTGACCGGCGGTATGCTTGGATTACTTGGTGGCCTGATTGGACAACGAATCAAAAGTTATAAAACGGCCGATCTCCGCTGCAGCGGCGAATTGCTTGCTGCCGGGCTTGCTTGCCTTTTGTTGGGTTGGATCTGGAGTTTCTTTTTCCCAATCATAAAGTCTCTCTGGTCACCCTCGTTTATTTTGTGGGCTGGTGGTTGGTCGCTACTATTGCTCTCACTTTTTTATACCGTAATCGATGTATGGGGAAAAAAGTGGATTGGCTGGGTTTTCGTCCCCATAGGAATGAACGCAATCACCATCTATGCTTCTCAGTGGTATGTTCCTCTGGACGCCAGTCGAAATTTCTTTTTCAAAGGCCTGGCAAACCTGTTCAGCAATCCCGCGGCTCAACAGTTCATTCTGTATGGTGGCCTGATTCTCATCCAGTGGCTCTTTCTCTATTGGCTATACAGAAAGAAAATTTTCATCCGAATATAAAACCTGATTAACTCCTGGTGGTCCTCAATCCCGTGGAAGAGAGATTCATATTCACGAATCTGGCAGTAGCATTGAGAGGATTCTCTTCGAAGGTCTTTCTAATTCGAAGGGCTGCTTCCGAGTCTTTGGCCAACATCAATAAATAGCCACCGCCTCCCGCCCCAAGAAGTTTCCCGCCGTATATCAGGTCATCGATTGATTCTATCAGCTTAGCAATAACAGGAGGATTCGTGCCAGAATCGAGTTGCTGATTCAGTTTCCACGTTCTTCGAATACTACGCCCAACCGCTGGGAAATCGCCGGATTGAATGAGCCCTTGTAGTTCAGCGGTGTGATGCTGCAGGGCATTTAGTGTCGAAAGCGTTTCCTTTTTATTGAGAAACATACCGCGGACAATTTCCCCTAAAAGGTCTTTTGCCACCCGAGTGATTCCCGTGTAATAGAGAAGCAAGTTGGGTGTATATTCAGGATCAGTAAAAAGATGATCCGGCAACCAATGAACGGTAGGAATCTGGTTCAGACCAGCCCGGGTTTCCAAATGTTTGATGCCGTGCAAAATCCCTCCATACTGATCCTGCCATCCGCCACCCGTAGTGAGCATCTGCTCAATGACCAATGTCCTTTGCGCGATTTCAGTCTTGTCCCATGCCAGGCCGCATAATTCAGACAGTGCCCCAAGAACGGTCGCAGCGAGAATGCTACTCGTACCCAATCCAGAACCTTTGGGAATCGCACAGAGTAAAGTAATCTCAATACCACCACCAAAATCATCCAATTGTGATTTCAAGTCCGGAAATTTTTGCAATCCATTGAAGTCGGGGTGAAAACCGGCCAAAGCCAAGGCTGCCTTTGGAATTGAAAACCCCGAGCCCACTTTTGAGAACTCAGCAATCTGATCATAGCTGTGGATCGTCTCGCTAACCCCCAGGTCAATTGATCGAACAACCACCTGTTTTTCTGGAGATACTCTTAGAAACACCTGGATGGGGGGCTGCCCATTCAACTCAACTGCCAGATTAATAACTCGTCCGCCGTTTAAAAAGCAGTATGGAGGCGTATCCGTCCAACCACCTGCCAGATCGAGGCGAATCGGAGACCGCGACCAAACCACCTGATCCGAAAGAACCTGGTTGCCAGGAGAAATCAACTGGCCGCGATAAGGGACGATCACCGTTTCGCGGAGCGCGCTGAACGCTTTTTGTTCGAAGCCACGGCCATCCAGGCCCCGCAAACGCTCAACGTTGGACCGAAACATTAAGTCGCGAATGTAAGGAAATATTCGAAGTCCAGAATCAGGATGATTACCCGGAAGCGGGTGGGCCGTATCAGCAAATAGCTTCGAAGCATGATCGAGATCCACTTGAGAAAATACACTGCGGTCAGAATTTCTAGCAAGAATGGGAAGTGAGTCAGTGAGCAATTGTTGTTGCTGCTTAAATAAGCGATTTAAATTCGCATCGGAACTGATCGCATCGGCAGACAATCGCTTGCCGCTTAGATACAACTCCCGTATCTCGTCCGAATTCTCCAGCTCGACACCGATCATCCATAATATCAATTGCTCGGCATTCATTAGGGAATCTACAACTGGAAATAGGTCGGCAAATTGAATATCCACATTCGTATCGTCCACCAACCCTTTCAGGTCGATCTTTCGTTGCGTACACCATTCCAGAACACCCGTTCCCATCCACTGAGTATCTGGTGAATTCATCGATCCTTTGAATGCATCATCGAACCCGTAGGGTCTCAGCGTCCAGCCGCACTCTCCAACTGGAACCATGTCAATGCATATCCCACGGGGCAGACGGATACACCAATTGTTTTCCGGAATACCACTTAGGACATGTTGTTCGTTTAATTGCCATCCATCTCCGATGTAGGAATTCTCAATCCACAATTCATGATTGTCCTTAGACAATCTGGTTTCCCATCGACAATTCTGA
Encoded proteins:
- a CDS encoding NAD(P)-dependent oxidoreductase; amino-acid sequence: MQNIGLIGAGVMGFTAAEKIIEAGYPLTVFEPNQASAARVQGLGAKLVTSPAEAAKQSDIVILFLPGPSVIEAVVAGTDGLLSTIREGSVIVDMSTTDPESTRTLATLAKSKNVGYLDAPVLGRPASIGKWALPVGGDTDEHLNKCMPVLNILATQIMPIGESGSGNKIKLLNQLMFGAINAMTAEMMAIADKVGISPELLYNTLTASQAGTVSNLFKELGKSISEDDYATPTFSVDLLCKDVNLATKLARQNGANPILGESIEAINKLAQDQGFGNKDTSIMWKCFRPLWETGAN
- a CDS encoding TRAP transporter substrate-binding protein; amino-acid sequence: MNSVFQFLLFSVLAFELVSCSPKSDTIIIKAGLIDPPGHLDVVATQRYADLVNQQTNGLVKIEVYPASQLGFAMDMLQGLKLGTVEMFVGATTWLGAFDQDFWISGCLYVFNDQEHARQVHEGPIFTEMAEAMREKNGIRLISMNWDRGARNFISRKALVEFTDLKGLKVRVPEQKSWIANFKIAGANPTPIALAETFTGLQQGIVDATEQASNWLYFNKYHTIVDHLVISEHNYEETGIMISEKLYQALPGDVQAILVSAAQEVAVWHNQQLSQEIAEAEASIKAAGVTVISVNKAAWKKEFRNRFPKVAKEVGYSEALSHHIMDEWE
- a CDS encoding lactate racemase domain-containing protein, which produces MQTVLLDYGDSRIEVSLPDSAHVFCYGKEHHSLPSIDSREATRIALENPLGSPPLSELGGKGRKVVIGFPDRVKGGSHDNAHRRVAIPMIIEELQKGGTLLEDITLLCCIGLHRKNNLEDWNDYLGKDIVDKFYPDRLINHDAEAEDLCDFGQDQDGNVVQCNRLMAEADVPIVIGHCAGNPYGGFSGGYKMIVTGMAGWRSIASHHCPKTMHRKDWLGASTSSHMRHQFKSIGQAMEKAMGKKFFAVDAVIGQFAEVLAVHAGEIEAVEKATWPLAEQWTNITLDMPEPADVLVMGLPRNFHYGPGMGSNPILLSLAIAGQLSRCWKAFREGGVIIASAICDGDFNEQWFPSYEKTFEVMQEYTTVTDFLDSEDMLRLSTDKEYCRLYSEEYAYHPFHAMSMLSGGSVPEKWCSRVILVGAKSPRYARELGYTPVKDFDEALRVAERFTGKDPRILCTPNCFTSGAAVHLHVKGH
- a CDS encoding ATP-binding protein, yielding MSDLLSPNKRILLVDDNPSIHEDFKRVLWRDNSKARDLDADAAALFGYNEEVDDDSDEVPFELDSALQGEEALDKVKAACEAGNPYAVAFVDMRMPPGWDGLKTIEEIWRVDSNIQIVICTAYSDRSWKEIQRSLTERDRWLVVKKPFDQIEVVQLAHALTNKWDLKKAADLRMEGLEQIVASRTEQLTAALQTNSDFLNHVSHEMLTPMNGIFGYLDLLSEPNPESEKIEYVSEARECSEQLLRLVNRVLAYNEAGSDEVNPVNIAVELNAWLEGVLDEDLRKSAAERKLSLEIDIDPAIRNQYHLPANVVEKVLLLLLENSIKFTRAGVVEISVQPSGKDPSNLFFKVSDTGTGLTPEQVELVKIPFTQIDSSLTRSNDGIGIGLPLARRLLKVIGSSLELESLENEGTCASFHVTSVLGEKI
- a CDS encoding YfiR family protein, producing MPQRTHRLALLLGIFLLMGNLGNLSYSQVSSPDQIEYQVKAGFIFNFLTFVSWPGEIISNSGSWKIGVMADPAVIRLIRKTLTGKSVDGRPVEITRFQPEMESEGYHVIFITDNFTNSYAEFAAKLAESPVLVIGENKDFARNHGIIGFVKKKENLRLEINPARAKRAGLVISGKLASLSELVEDRE
- a CDS encoding TonB-dependent receptor, with amino-acid sequence MNLPYLNGKLRSWLTPCFLSWSTIRPFPTGFLLILTLFIGSTPIIAVDYTELSIDELMHVEINSVSRKFESLFEAPAAVHLISNEDVKRSGMTSLAETLRMSPGLHVGRVDETNVAVASRGFNDVSSNKLLVMTDGRSVYSPLFSGVQWIDQQIIMEDLDRIEVIRGPGASLWGANAVNGVVNITTKSSKDTVGSFASVLLGDFLEFQAVGRHGEDLGNDRYIRFYAKHIRQAKSPSDSPLGDLEHSIEQSLVGFRYDWEGGERGRLTIQGDLLYGETNSISENFSLVPPFGAEMLSSGTSFMAYLLSRWSKPVGEEGELSVQGYLDFANEDLTFFGNDEFIADLDAQLRQVTSEHNEFVTGVGFRFYDDKLEASERFLFLPSEDQRWLLSAFFQNEFKAIPDKLHVTVSAKVEHTKYANFEFQPNLRVLFRPDENQALWASIARAARTPSRAERTALITGAIIPPNPLSPIPTKAIVQGNSDFRSEDLVALEVGHRLSKGDGFSIDTALFYNQYEHLRSIEPGAVTQDFTSVPHNRFTSLVGNGIEGSTYGVEITTNLQPTPRLRMQGTLSILKYKLENNEGSLDTESVGAYEGSSPETQLGLRVMYDITENWLFDVIGHHSSKLVSPGIDSYTALDSRLAWKPNKGFELSIVGRDLLESEHYEFPPTFLGGELKRIPRSYYLRANWKF
- a CDS encoding ATP-binding protein → MRSFNLKLRKFRDLSINRKLILLVSVCSGVSTFVIGGALFSYHMFNLRSQFRDNVIAVADVVSSFVEAPVAFGDQAGVEEVLSTLRSNLDITSAEIRLSNGTIFAQLDRTALQWTEVPENDIETFDGWKLLVSRPIKVLGQADAWLLITADFSRVFSSSILSMSFALMIVLIIGVLIAVLTVGAFRGVIIEPIKNLVTITYEVATKRDYSLRATVEGTDEIGVLTSNFNDMLSQIEDSDMVLREAYSQLQAEIKVRERLQDDLGKTSRVAAGMAEVATGVLHNVGNVLNTVNLSVQSVQDRLESTRLGHLGQIVDLLQAHGTDLGMFLTDDSRGKAIPGFLAKVTNHLKTENEELRAEMSGLIGNVEHIKEIVSTQQSFAKVLGVKEHLDPAEIVEEALSLNDGITAGYNIFVIRHYDYAYEILGDRHKIIQILVNLFTNAKDAMLDIEAHRRKLTVKIFQENDKMIAISVSDTGVGIKKENLSSIFHHGFTTKANGHGFGLHLSALSAQEMGGSLKVQSPGPGKGSVFTLSIPLALEPVRQ